From a region of the Erythrobacter neustonensis genome:
- a CDS encoding DUF2256 domain-containing protein: protein MPKMRKKSDLPTKTCLACGLPFTWRKKWERDWDNVKYCSDRCRGNARSGGEGKGKR from the coding sequence ATGCCGAAGATGCGCAAGAAGTCCGATCTGCCGACCAAGACCTGTCTGGCCTGCGGGTTGCCCTTCACGTGGCGCAAGAAGTGGGAGCGCGATTGGGACAATGTGAAGTATTGTTCCGATCGCTGCCGCGGCAATGCCAGATCGGGCGGCGAGGGGAAGGGGAAGCGCTGA
- the ndk gene encoding nucleoside-diphosphate kinase encodes MAATRTFSIIKPDATRRNLTGAVTKMLEDAGLRVVASKRIHMTREQAEGFYAVHKERPFFGELVEFMMSEPVVVQVLEGEDAVAKNREVMGATNPADAAPGTIRKELALSIGENTVHGSDSEENAAIEIAYFFKDEEIVG; translated from the coding sequence ATGGCGGCCACCCGCACCTTTTCGATCATCAAGCCCGATGCCACCCGCCGCAACCTGACCGGTGCGGTCACCAAGATGCTGGAAGACGCCGGCCTGCGCGTCGTCGCATCGAAGCGCATCCACATGACCCGCGAACAGGCCGAAGGCTTCTACGCGGTCCACAAGGAGCGCCCCTTCTTCGGTGAACTCGTCGAATTCATGATGAGCGAGCCGGTGGTCGTGCAGGTCCTCGAAGGCGAAGACGCCGTCGCCAAGAACCGCGAAGTGATGGGCGCTACCAACCCGGCCGACGCCGCTCCCGGCACGATCCGCAAGGAGCTCGCACTGTCGATCGGCGAGAACACCGTCCACGGTTCGGACAGCGAAGAAAACGCAGCGATCGAAATCGCCTACTTCTTCAAGGACGAAGAAATCGTCGGCTAA
- a CDS encoding leucyl aminopeptidase — protein sequence MQIHFAAAPPADVRLQARIVNQGQALADLDQALVEGAAASRFTGRAGQVFEGFAADGAGVRRVALAGAGETGAADRRANCERAGAALTAKYLVSGESAMVLDLGGAGLCADEAAAVLLAVRLRAFRHDAYRTRLAADKRPSLTKIHVVGAPEGTDAAWERESALAKGIEFTRTLVTEPANFLYPATFVEACEKAFAGTGVEVTVLGEDEMTALGMGALVGVGQGSERESKLIAIRWNGGQEGDKPTVFVGKGVTFDTGGISLKPGPGMEDMKWDMGGAGAVAGAMLALAGRKAKANVIGVMGLVENMPDGKAQRPGDVVTTMSGQTVEVLNTDAEGRLVLCDALHWAQTHYDAARIVDLATLTGAMIISLGNEYGGMFANDDTLAQQLTAAGQTSGDKLWRMPLGPNYDKLIDSPIADMKNIGPREAGSITAAQFLQRFIKDGTPWAHLDIAGMVWSNKPGQTWDKGATGYGVRLLDQFVRDVVEA from the coding sequence ATGCAGATCCATTTCGCCGCCGCTCCTCCCGCCGATGTCCGCCTTCAAGCGCGGATCGTGAATCAGGGGCAGGCGCTGGCCGACCTCGATCAAGCGCTGGTCGAAGGCGCGGCCGCGTCGCGGTTCACGGGCCGGGCGGGGCAGGTGTTCGAAGGCTTCGCGGCTGATGGCGCGGGCGTGCGGCGCGTCGCGCTGGCGGGGGCCGGCGAAACCGGGGCTGCCGACCGCCGCGCCAATTGCGAGCGCGCAGGCGCTGCGCTGACGGCCAAGTATCTGGTTTCGGGCGAGAGCGCGATGGTGCTCGATCTGGGCGGCGCGGGCCTTTGCGCGGACGAAGCTGCCGCTGTGCTGCTCGCCGTGCGGCTGCGCGCTTTCCGCCACGATGCCTATCGCACGCGGCTTGCCGCCGACAAGCGCCCCTCGCTGACCAAGATCCACGTGGTCGGCGCGCCCGAGGGCACCGATGCGGCGTGGGAGCGTGAAAGCGCGCTGGCCAAGGGCATCGAATTCACCCGCACGCTGGTGACCGAGCCTGCCAATTTCCTTTATCCTGCAACCTTCGTCGAGGCCTGCGAAAAGGCATTTGCGGGCACCGGTGTCGAAGTCACCGTGCTGGGTGAAGACGAGATGACCGCGCTCGGCATGGGCGCGCTTGTCGGCGTCGGCCAGGGTTCGGAGCGCGAATCGAAGCTGATCGCGATCCGCTGGAACGGCGGGCAAGAAGGTGACAAGCCCACGGTCTTCGTCGGCAAGGGCGTGACTTTCGATACCGGCGGCATCTCGCTGAAGCCCGGGCCGGGCATGGAAGACATGAAGTGGGACATGGGCGGCGCGGGCGCAGTCGCGGGCGCGATGCTCGCGCTGGCGGGCCGCAAGGCGAAGGCCAACGTGATCGGCGTGATGGGCCTCGTCGAGAACATGCCCGACGGCAAGGCACAGCGCCCCGGCGATGTCGTCACCACGATGAGCGGGCAGACGGTCGAAGTGCTCAACACCGATGCCGAAGGGCGGCTGGTGCTGTGCGATGCGCTGCACTGGGCGCAGACGCATTATGATGCTGCACGCATCGTCGACCTTGCCACGCTGACCGGCGCCATGATCATCAGCCTCGGCAACGAATATGGCGGGATGTTCGCCAATGACGACACGCTCGCCCAGCAGCTGACCGCAGCGGGCCAGACCAGCGGCGACAAGCTGTGGCGGATGCCGCTCGGGCCGAATTACGACAAGCTGATCGATTCGCCGATCGCCGACATGAAGAACATCGGCCCGCGCGAGGCCGGCTCGATCACCGCCGCACAGTTCCTGCAGCGCTTCATCAAGGATGGCACCCCGTGGGCGCACCTCGATATTGCGGGCATGGTGTGGTCGAACAAGCCGGGCCAGACCTGGGACAAGGGCGCGACGGGTTACGGCGTGCGCTTGCTCGACCAGTTCGTGCGCGACGTGGTCGAGGCGTAA
- a CDS encoding DNA polymerase III subunit chi codes for MKLDFWQVTDDPVEKVVALIAKRAVAQGERVMVVAADPDQRAAIARALWQAAPSDSFLANGEADAPGADRQPILLGSEPAHANRASHIILADGTFRETEGFARTFLLFPPDLAAAARAAWRAVDGREGLERAYYAQEDGRWVKKG; via the coding sequence GTGAAGCTCGATTTCTGGCAGGTCACCGACGATCCGGTCGAAAAGGTCGTCGCCCTGATTGCCAAGCGCGCGGTCGCGCAGGGCGAGCGGGTGATGGTCGTTGCGGCCGATCCCGACCAGCGCGCCGCGATTGCGCGCGCCTTGTGGCAGGCCGCCCCCAGCGACAGCTTCCTTGCCAATGGCGAGGCCGATGCGCCGGGTGCGGATCGCCAGCCGATCCTGCTGGGGAGCGAGCCAGCCCATGCGAACCGGGCAAGCCACATCATCCTTGCCGACGGCACCTTCCGCGAGACCGAGGGGTTCGCGCGCACCTTCCTGCTGTTCCCACCCGATCTTGCCGCTGCCGCGCGTGCGGCATGGCGCGCGGTAGACGGGCGCGAGGGGCTCGAACGCGCCTATTACGCGCAGGAAGACGGCCGCTGGGTCAAGAAGGGCTGA